A region from the Kribbella shirazensis genome encodes:
- a CDS encoding threonine/serine dehydratase encodes MTVSLEDVQRAAERIAGRVRRTPVIEVAPGLTFKLELLQHTGSFKPRGAFNRLLTAKETGELTGQGIVAASGGNHGLAAAYAARELGVPARIFVPETTPAAKLGTLRTLDADIVQVGSEYAEAYQAALRVQEETGALLVHAYDQPEVVAGQGTVGLELLEQVDGFDTVLVAVGGGGLIAGIATAIADHAQVIGVEPALAPTMHRALADGAPTDGTVGGVAADSLGARRLGDHAFAAVQAHHVRSVLVEDDAIVAARKQLWRDHHLATEHGGATAYAALTSGAYEPTAGERVVVVVCGANTDPGTLI; translated from the coding sequence ATGACGGTAAGTCTCGAAGACGTGCAGCGCGCCGCGGAGCGGATCGCCGGACGGGTACGGCGTACGCCGGTGATCGAGGTGGCGCCCGGCCTCACGTTCAAGCTCGAACTGCTCCAGCACACCGGCTCGTTCAAGCCGCGCGGCGCCTTCAACCGGTTGCTGACCGCGAAGGAGACCGGCGAGCTGACCGGTCAGGGCATCGTCGCCGCGTCCGGCGGCAACCACGGGCTCGCCGCGGCGTACGCGGCCCGCGAGCTCGGCGTACCGGCGCGGATCTTCGTTCCGGAGACGACTCCGGCCGCGAAGCTGGGCACGTTGCGCACACTGGACGCGGACATCGTGCAGGTCGGGAGCGAGTACGCCGAGGCGTACCAGGCCGCGTTGCGCGTCCAGGAGGAGACCGGTGCGCTGCTGGTTCACGCCTACGACCAGCCCGAGGTCGTCGCCGGGCAGGGCACGGTCGGGCTCGAGCTGCTCGAGCAGGTCGACGGCTTCGACACCGTGCTGGTGGCCGTCGGCGGAGGCGGCCTGATCGCCGGCATCGCGACTGCGATCGCCGACCACGCACAGGTCATCGGCGTCGAGCCGGCGCTCGCGCCCACCATGCACCGCGCCCTGGCGGACGGCGCGCCGACCGACGGCACGGTTGGCGGTGTGGCCGCCGACTCCCTGGGAGCCCGCCGTCTGGGCGACCACGCCTTCGCAGCAGTCCAGGCCCATCACGTGCGATCCGTCCTCGTCGAAGACGACGCGATCGTTGCCGCCCGCAAGCAGCTCTGGCGCGACCACCACCTCGCGACCGAGCACGGCGGCGCCACGGCGTACGCCGCTCTGACCTCCGGCGCCTACGAACCGACGGCCGGCGAGCGCGTCGTCGTGGTGGTCTGCGGGGCGAACACCGACCCCGGCACGCTCATCTGA
- a CDS encoding rhomboid family intramembrane serine protease, protein MSFQTPARRTGRSVDTARIGSGLKLLVGLVGLMWLSEVVDTALQGQLDQYGIISRESSGLVGILTAPFLHLGFGHLISNTLPLVTLGALIAVGGAARLLSVTAIVTVIGGFGTWLISPPNTITIGASGLVFGYASYLILRGVFNRRLGQVLLGIVVVMVWGSALLSGLLPQDGISWQGHLFGGIAGVLAAWVLADDKQQQRVR, encoded by the coding sequence ATGAGCTTTCAGACCCCGGCCAGGCGGACAGGGCGGAGTGTGGACACTGCCAGGATCGGCAGTGGGCTGAAGCTGCTCGTCGGCCTGGTCGGGCTGATGTGGCTGAGCGAGGTCGTCGACACCGCCCTGCAGGGCCAGCTGGATCAGTACGGGATCATCTCTCGCGAGTCGAGCGGCCTGGTCGGCATCCTGACCGCGCCGTTCCTGCATCTCGGCTTCGGCCACCTGATCTCGAACACGCTCCCGCTGGTCACGCTAGGTGCGTTGATCGCGGTGGGCGGCGCGGCCCGGCTGTTGTCGGTGACCGCGATCGTGACGGTGATCGGCGGATTCGGCACCTGGCTGATCTCACCGCCGAACACGATCACGATCGGCGCGAGCGGTCTGGTCTTCGGGTACGCGTCGTACCTGATCCTGCGCGGGGTGTTCAACCGGCGGCTCGGACAGGTGCTGCTCGGCATCGTTGTCGTGATGGTGTGGGGCAGCGCGCTGCTGAGCGGGCTGTTGCCCCAGGACGGGATCTCCTGGCAGGGGCACCTGTTCGGCGGCATCGCCGGTGTACTCGCGGCCTGGGTCCTGGCCGACGACAAGCAGCAGCAACGGGTCAGATGA
- a CDS encoding Cmx/CmrA family chloramphenicol efflux MFS transporter, translated as MPIAVYVLGLSIFAQGTSELMLAGLLPELATDLHVTIPQAGLLISAFAIGMLVGAPVLAVVTLTWSRRTALLLFLTIFALTHVVGATTSSYGVLLATRIVGAFVYAGFWSVAAVTVMTLVRAHSRARAMSIVTGGLTIATIVGLPLGTVLGQHFGWQSAFWTVAGLCVLAMFGVLATVPADRPDAANLPRLADELRALRSARLWLAFGTTALVTSAILVTFSYLAPLLTQTTGLPAGAVPGVLALYGLGSFIGITIGGRFADALPFHTLFVSITGLVALSALLAVTASVPVVAVAVIALLGGFGFAANPAPNGRVFSLAGDRSTLATATNFSAFNVGITAGPWLGGLAIDAGAGYAALGWIAVGTGLAALATVLFAALSPGLVPVSSPGLAGRGASGRSPGAG; from the coding sequence ATGCCGATCGCCGTCTATGTCCTCGGGCTGAGCATCTTCGCCCAGGGCACGTCCGAGCTGATGCTCGCCGGGCTGCTCCCCGAGCTCGCCACGGACCTCCACGTCACGATCCCCCAGGCCGGACTGCTGATCTCCGCGTTCGCGATCGGGATGCTGGTCGGCGCGCCGGTGCTCGCGGTCGTCACGCTCACCTGGTCCCGCCGTACGGCGCTGCTGCTGTTCCTCACGATCTTCGCCCTCACCCATGTCGTGGGCGCGACGACCTCCAGCTACGGCGTGCTGCTCGCGACCCGGATCGTCGGCGCCTTCGTGTACGCCGGGTTCTGGTCGGTCGCCGCCGTGACGGTCATGACCCTCGTCCGCGCGCACAGCCGGGCCCGGGCGATGAGCATCGTCACCGGCGGACTCACGATCGCCACCATCGTCGGCCTCCCACTCGGCACCGTCCTCGGCCAGCACTTCGGCTGGCAGTCGGCGTTCTGGACGGTGGCCGGTTTGTGCGTGCTCGCGATGTTCGGCGTACTCGCCACCGTCCCGGCCGACCGCCCCGACGCCGCGAACCTGCCCCGGCTCGCCGACGAACTGCGCGCCCTGCGCAGCGCCCGGCTCTGGCTCGCCTTCGGCACGACGGCGCTCGTCACTTCCGCGATCCTCGTCACCTTCAGCTACCTGGCGCCGCTGCTCACCCAGACCACGGGCCTACCGGCCGGTGCCGTCCCCGGCGTCCTCGCCCTCTACGGCCTCGGCTCGTTCATCGGGATCACCATCGGCGGCCGCTTCGCCGACGCACTGCCGTTCCACACCCTGTTCGTCAGCATCACCGGCCTCGTCGCCCTCTCCGCGCTGCTCGCGGTGACGGCAAGCGTTCCGGTGGTCGCGGTCGCGGTGATCGCGCTGCTCGGCGGCTTCGGCTTCGCCGCCAACCCGGCCCCCAACGGCCGCGTGTTCAGCCTGGCCGGCGACCGTTCGACGCTCGCGACCGCGACGAACTTCTCCGCGTTCAACGTCGGCATCACGGCCGGGCCGTGGCTCGGTGGGCTCGCGATCGACGCCGGCGCGGGCTATGCCGCGCTCGGCTGGATCGCGGTCGGCACCGGGCTCGCGGCCCTCGCGACCGTGCTGTTCGCGGCTCTGTCTCCGGGGCTCGTCCCGGTCAGTTCACCGGGCCTTGCGGGTCGAGGTGCGTCGGGTCGAAGTCCGGGTGCCGGTTGA